Within the Novosphingobium sp. SL115 genome, the region ACTTTCATGCCCGCCTGCGCCGAAACCTGCGCAATGCCCGAACCCATCTGGCCCGCGCCGATAACCGCAACCGTCCTGACCATGTTCAAATCCCTCAAGCCCTGCATACCAATGCGTCGCCGCCTAGCGACGGGTAAACCCCAAGTCCACCTATGCCAAGCGTGAGGAAGCGCGCCGTTGAGTTAGCGCGAAGCGCCGGGCACCCACAGCGGGTCATTGCCCGCATTGGTTGCGCGGGCCAGCACGAACAGGTAGTCCGACAGCCGGTTCAGGTAAGCGAGCGCCTGCGGATTCACCGCTTCCACAGCGGCCAGCCCTACCGTCGCCCGCTCTGCCCGGCGCGATGCGGCGCGGGCAACGTGAACGCGCGCTGCAGCTTCCGATCCACCGGGAAGGATAAAGCTTCTCAGCGGTGGCAGATTGTCGTTCAGCGTATCAATCGCCGTCTCCAGCCAATCGACCTGCGACGCCACGATCCGCAGCACCATGTCCGAAGGGGTAAAGTCATCCCCCGGCGTGGCAAGGTCCGCGCCCAGATCGAACAGGTCGTTCTGGATGCGCTGCAAATCACCCGCCGTCGCTTGTGAAACGGCAACGGCGGCCAGCCCGATCAGG harbors:
- a CDS encoding cob(I)yrinic acid a,c-diamide adenosyltransferase → MVKLNKIYTRTGDDGSTGLVDGSRRAKHDARMHAIGEVDEVNSLIGLAAVAVSQATAGDLQRIQNDLFDLGADLATPGDDFTPSDMVLRIVASQVDWLETAIDTLNDNLPPLRSFILPGGSEAAARVHVARAASRRAERATVGLAAVEAVNPQALAYLNRLSDYLFVLARATNAGNDPLWVPGASR